One genomic window of Monodelphis domestica isolate mMonDom1 chromosome 1, mMonDom1.pri, whole genome shotgun sequence includes the following:
- the THAP10 gene encoding THAP domain-containing protein 10, with protein MPARCVAAHCGNTTKSGKSLFRFPKDRAVRMLWDRFVRGRRADWYGGNDRSVICSDHFAPGCFDVSSVIQKNLRFSQRLRLVAGAVPTLHRAPALPAEEHPEEPAPTSTPAPERAEERGEDRPVGQQQDDPPANPTPCRLLPARMRPATAQITNEYEATQTQVDVDHQSNDVTSVPLYCEEGLVSIDVDVHALKMHKSTQISLKRPPHRSVGIQAKVKISSKRLCDATTQTDELWSVPRTSSLFGIYSSDSETDTDWDIKSEQSDLSYIAVQVKEETY; from the exons ATGCCAGCCCGCTGCGTGGCCGCCCACTGCGGCAACACCACCAAGTCGGGCAAGTCCCTCTTCCGCTTTCCCAAGGATCGCGCAGTGCGAATGCTGTGGGATCGTTTCGTGCGCGGCCGCCGCGCCGACTGGTATGGGGGCAACGACCGCTCTGTTATCTGCTCGGACCACTTCGCCCCAGGCTGCTTCGACGTTTCTTCTGTCATCCAGAAAAACCTGCGTTTCTCTCAGCGCCTGCGACTGGTGGCGGGTGCCGTGCCCACCCTGCACCGGGCGCCAGCCCTGCCCGCCGAAGAGCATCCGGAGGAGCCGGCGCCGACCTCGACCCCGGCCCCCGAGCGTGCGGAGGAGCGTGGAGAGGACCGACCGGTGGGTCAGCAGCAGGACGACCCTCCTGCAAACCCCACACCCTGCAGACTCCTCCCCGCGAGGATGAGGCCAGCGACAGCCCAG ATTACTAATGAATATGAAGCTACCCAGACACAAGTAGATGTTGATCACCAATCTAATGATGTCACTTCGGTGCCTCTTTACTGTGAAGAAGGCTTAGTATCTATAGATGTTGATGTTCATGCACTTAAGATGCATAAAAGTacacaaatttctctgaaaaggcCCCCTCATCGTAGTGTGG GTATTcaggccaaagtaaaaatatcaaGTAAACGACTTTGTGATGCAACTACTCAAACAGATGAATTATGGTCTGTTCCTAGAACTTCTTCCCTGTTTGGAATTTACTCCAGTGATTCTGAAACAGATACTGACTGGGATATCAAGAGTGAACAAAGTGATTTATCTTACATAGCTGTGCAGGTGAAAGAAGAGACATATTGA